In the Wyeomyia smithii strain HCP4-BCI-WySm-NY-G18 chromosome 2, ASM2978416v1, whole genome shotgun sequence genome, one interval contains:
- the LOC129724152 gene encoding F-box only protein 9, whose protein sequence is MDSTGDTVKEDDDESSSSSSNVQHALDEFREKWQQELKKDNTSCSSLGKSDALSSNELMDKENLSIEQQAKVWFIQGTELERAGKVFEAMRFYRRAVQLVPDIEFKVYDRVSVKQQHRSNKPSSEVEQLTSSLIETNLQVNENLEKTDMVLRFQTLLAKSGKLFETASSADRMLIVTSAHFSDLPMEVILYILHWVVSSELDLKSLERFSSVCRGFYLLARDQEIWKKACVRVYGINVGNLAGSPFATWREMYINRPRVHFHGCYISRTSYLRLGENSFQDQFYRPVQLVEYYRYFRFFADGKVLMLTSPDDPQSCVSKLKARHPMQSEILKGHYRLHNDEVIIAAQRNRLSTQNQRPGRKKEIESEYGQQTFYLELKIVSTSKRTFSQLHWRQYSMIQLRNNQEKTTTFDLAPTKYPPLYFSHVKSYHQESDGPLK, encoded by the exons ATGGATTCTACTGGAGATACGGTTAAAGAAGACGACGATGAAAGTTCGTCGTCATCATCGAACGTGCAGCATGCATTGGATGAGTTCCGTGAAAAATGGCAACAAGAATTAAAGAAAGATAACACAAGCTGCTCATCGTTGGGTAAATCCGATGCTTTGAGCAGCAATGAGCTAATGGATAAAGAGAATCTTTCTATAGAACAACAGGCCAAGGTTTGGTTCATTCAAGGAACAGAATTGGAACGAGCTGGTAAAGTCTTTGAAGCCATGCGTTTTTACCGAAGGGCAGTGCAATTGGTACCGGACATTGAATTTAAAGTGTATGATAGAGTATCTGTCAAACAACAGCATCGGTCAAACAAACCTAGCTCTGAAGTTGAGCAGCTAACTTCAAGCTTGATTGAAACAAATTTGCAAGTAAACGAGAACCTGGAAAAAACAGACATGGTATTGCGTTTCCAAACTCTGCTGGCTAAATCGGGAAAGCTCTTCGAAACTGCTTCATCTGCTGATCGAATGCTTATTGTAACTTCCGCGCACTTTTCGGATTTACCGATGGAAGTTATCCTGTACATCCTACATTGGGTAGTATCCAGTGAGCTCGATCTGAAATCTTTGGAGAGATTTAGTAGCGTTTGTCGTGGGTTCTATTTGCTGGCTAGAGATCAAGAAATTTGGAAGAAAGCATGCGTTCG TGTTTATGGGATAAATGTTGGGAACCTGGCAGGCTCTCCATTTGCAACTTGGCGTGAGATGTATATCAACCGACCACGAGTTCATTTTCATGGATGTTATATCAGTCGCACAAGCTATTTGCGATTGGGGGAAAACAGTTTTCAGGATCAATTCTATCGACCAGTACAACTAGTGGAATACTACAGgtatttcagatttttcgcGGATGGCAAAGTTTTGATGCTTACCAGTCCTGATGACCCACAAAGTTGTGTTAGCAAGTTAAAAGCTCGTCATCCGATGCAAAGTGAAATTCTTAAAGGTCATTACAG ATTGCATAATGACGAGGTCATAATTGCTGCCCAGAGAAACCGATTGAGCACACAGAATCAGCGTCCGGGTCGAAAGAAGGAAATTGAATCAGAATACGGACAACAAACTTTCTATTtggaattgaaaattgttagcACATCTAAACGTACTTTCTCGCAGCTTCACTGGAGACAATATTCG ATGATACAACTCCGCAACAACCAGGAGAAGACTACAACTTTCGATCTAGCCCCCACCAAATACCCACCGCTGTATTTTTCACACGTAAAAAGCTACCATCAAGAATCGGATGGACCCTTGAAATGA